The following are encoded in a window of Bacillota bacterium genomic DNA:
- a CDS encoding right-handed parallel beta-helix repeat-containing protein, whose protein sequence is MSENTINNEVVFYISPKGNDKWSGKLAEPNESGTDGPFATLAKARDTLRELKKSGNLAWPVKVWLRGGVYPISHPIVFNCEDSWPVTYCAWPGETPILDGGKRITGWTKEKLDNELEAWVTTIPDVAQGKWYFRQLIVNGEIRNRTRLPEQGHYRIKSVPGKDLSVDLFDGSDTFEYNNHDIKNWKNINNIDVVVLHYWVEERMPIEHVNEMQKTVKCKYHSSFALKDDNGKEYAKYYIENVFEALSRPGEWYLDRKTGKIYYIPMPGEDIDEVEISAPVTEQALILEGSAIEDKFVEYIKFKGIEIRNTGWHHKTRRKEWGLDNKDIFSDIIYAGEVQASLNVPGVIFLKYARYCSIENCRLRNIGYYGIEISDGCKNINVVGNEIYNAGAGGVKLNGGDIFDHKSKRTRNNRVTDNHIHYCGRVFHSAVGVLCAHSSDNEISHNHIHHLHYTGISCGWVWGYRENNLGNNKIEKNYIHHIGTGILSDMGGIYLLGVQPGTVVRGNIIHDIEKCNYGGWAIYTDEGSSHIIIENNICYRMASTGFFQHYGRENIVRNNIFAFGREALVSYGRSEEHNGFTFERNILITNNSPVFLEGYGMKFKDKSFISDLNLIWDISGKEPFFKGKADYTLEEWKSLFGQDLHSIVADPLFKDCINGDFTLDDKSPAFKIGFKPIDINGTGPRIIPFISP, encoded by the coding sequence ATGAGTGAAAATACAATAAATAATGAGGTGGTATTCTATATATCGCCTAAGGGAAACGATAAATGGTCAGGTAAGCTGGCGGAGCCCAATGAATCGGGAACTGACGGTCCTTTTGCTACCCTTGCAAAGGCAAGAGATACATTACGAGAGTTGAAGAAATCGGGAAACCTGGCCTGGCCTGTTAAAGTGTGGTTAAGAGGAGGAGTTTATCCGATATCACATCCAATAGTGTTCAATTGCGAAGATTCCTGGCCGGTAACATATTGTGCCTGGCCCGGGGAGACACCAATTTTGGATGGCGGGAAAAGAATTACAGGGTGGACTAAGGAAAAGCTGGATAATGAACTTGAAGCCTGGGTAACCACTATACCTGATGTGGCTCAGGGTAAATGGTATTTCCGGCAGTTAATTGTAAATGGCGAAATCAGGAACAGAACCCGACTGCCTGAGCAGGGACATTACCGCATAAAAAGTGTTCCAGGGAAAGATTTATCTGTAGATTTATTCGATGGAAGCGATACCTTTGAGTATAATAACCATGATATAAAAAACTGGAAAAATATTAATAATATAGATGTTGTAGTGCTGCACTATTGGGTAGAGGAAAGAATGCCCATAGAACATGTAAATGAGATGCAAAAAACAGTGAAGTGCAAATATCACAGTAGTTTTGCCCTTAAAGATGATAATGGGAAAGAGTATGCCAAATACTACATTGAGAATGTATTCGAAGCCTTAAGCAGACCAGGTGAATGGTATCTTGATAGGAAAACGGGTAAAATCTACTACATACCTATGCCTGGCGAGGATATTGATGAGGTGGAAATTTCTGCACCCGTCACAGAACAGGCATTAATATTGGAAGGATCTGCCATAGAAGATAAGTTTGTTGAATACATTAAATTTAAAGGCATAGAAATACGCAATACTGGCTGGCATCACAAAACCAGAAGAAAGGAATGGGGGTTAGATAACAAAGACATTTTTTCAGATATTATTTATGCCGGTGAAGTTCAGGCTTCTTTAAATGTTCCCGGTGTAATATTCTTAAAATATGCAAGATATTGCTCAATAGAGAATTGCAGACTTAGAAATATTGGATATTATGGTATTGAAATATCAGACGGTTGTAAGAACATAAACGTAGTTGGTAATGAGATTTATAATGCTGGTGCGGGAGGAGTCAAGTTAAACGGTGGTGATATATTTGACCATAAAAGTAAACGAACACGGAATAACAGGGTGACAGACAACCATATTCATTACTGTGGAAGGGTTTTTCATTCAGCTGTAGGTGTGCTATGTGCGCATTCATCCGATAATGAAATCTCCCATAACCATATACATCATCTTCACTATACAGGTATATCATGCGGTTGGGTATGGGGATATAGAGAAAACAACCTTGGTAACAATAAAATAGAAAAGAATTATATTCATCATATTGGAACAGGTATTTTGAGTGATATGGGTGGCATATATTTGCTCGGCGTACAGCCCGGTACAGTGGTACGTGGTAATATTATCCATGACATTGAAAAATGTAACTATGGTGGATGGGCAATTTATACCGATGAAGGCAGTTCGCATATAATAATAGAAAATAATATTTGCTATCGTATGGCAAGTACGGGATTTTTCCAGCACTATGGCAGGGAGAACATAGTCCGCAACAACATATTTGCCTTTGGACGGGAAGCACTTGTATCGTATGGACGGTCAGAGGAACATAACGGTTTTACTTTTGAAAGAAATATTTTAATAACAAATAATAGTCCGGTATTCCTGGAAGGTTATGGCATGAAGTTTAAAGATAAAAGTTTTATTAGCGATTTAAATCTAATATGGGATATTTCAGGAAAAGAACCTTTCTTTAAAGGTAAGGCTGACTATACTTTGGAAGAGTGGAAAAGTC